TCTGGGCCAAGTATTAAAAAGCCCCATCGTAGCATCCTTTGGGCCGCAAATTCCAGTCAAGATTGAACCTCAAGGAGCTGTGAAAGTTCAGCTGGATACTAGGCAGCAGGAAGCCGGGATCAATATGATTCTAGTCGAGGTATACGTTCATATTGTGACAGAGGTTGCCGTTGTCGTTCCTTTTGATATGGAGCCTCAGGTTGTTGAAACGGATATCCCAATCTCCTACATGTTAGTAGTTGGTGATGTGCCCATGTATTATTACGATAATCAGGGCAGGCCGGTAGGCGAAAATAGCAATAATGCGCCGAGCATCGCTCTTCCTCCAATGAGTAAGTCAGAAGGCGGTGCTGCAACAGGGGAAAAGGCTGATCCGAATCCGGGAATCTCGGTACCAGCTCCGGAAGGGCATAAGGAAGTACCCCCTCAGGAATCAGAGGGTGTCCCTGATACAAGTATCGATCCGTAGCTCAAATCAAGAAGAAGCGCGCCCTAATGACTTAGGGACGCGCTTTTTTATTTTTTCGTAACGATTGGCGCTCTTCATTCTCCCAATGCCTGAGAAGCGGGTAAGGATCAAATGACCACTCGCTAAGACCAGTGTCTCGGTAAATTCCATAGTGTAAATGAGGTGGGAATTTACCCTGTGTTCCCGGTTTTCCATATCCGGAGCTTCCGACCCAGCCAATGGTCTGCCCCGGGGTCACCACATCGCCTGACTTGATTCCTTTATCAAAGCCCTGAAGATGTGCGTAATAATGATAATGATTGTTTAGATCACGGATGCCAATCCGCCATCCTCCGTATTTATTCCAACCCTTGAGTTCGACTATACCATAGCAGGTGCTGCGGACAGGCACCCCGTACCCCGCAAACAGGTCAGTCCCCTCATGAATTCGTTTGCCTCCCCAACTCCGTCCCATACCATAGGTGCTACGGTAGGAGTAGTTATTGCCCACAGGGAGCGGAAAGGCATGGGCGAACAGATCGAGTTTGCCAAATGTTTCATAAAGTTTGGAATACTGCATGACCCGCTGAACGGCTCTTCCGTTCTGATAATACGACCATAATCCGATTGCGAAATCATCCTTAGAGTGTCCGTAGGGCTTCAGTTTGGCCGAAATGCTGTATAGCAAGTCAGTGTTATTGTTAGGATCCGCTTTTCCGTCTCCGTCTCCATCTCGACCTAAACCGGAGAACATTTCGATCGTTGGGGGATTAGTGTCCTCTTGGTTCGGATTCAACGGACCTGTCCAAGCTGTAGTTGGAACGAAAATACCTGTAAGACGTTCAGGATGCTTGCGGTCTTTAGGATGCACGCGGGTCAATGTCCGCTCGTATTGATCGATGGCTGCCAAACGATACCAGGGTACTTGGGTCACGGCTGAAATTCGGTCATACAACATCTTTCTGGATGTAAAGACATCATCTTCCTTCGTCTGCGCAACTGTTGACGCATCAGTTAGAATAGCTTCTTCTGCTGCAGCGCAGCCCGGTCCCCAAAAGTATGCGGCTGCTGTAAAGGCGGTTAATAAAGCCGCAGTAAAGTGGCGCTTCATACCCAATCGACCTGATTTTCGTCGTGGTTGTTTCATGGTGTCCCATCCTCCTAACCTTCGTTTTCAAAAATACACGGACATTGATGCCTACCTGTAGGGTGAATCGAATGACTGATTTTTATCCATGCCGCTGAAAGATGAATTCCATATCGATGAAGATAGGTAATCATAAGATTTTCATGATATAATATGGAACAGTTAAATGGACTATCTAACTCAACTCAAATCGAACGAAAGAAGGTTCTCTTCTTGTCCAAAACTTTGAACAAACAACCTAAGCCGGACTGGATTAAGATCAAGCTCACAACGGGCGATAACTATAACGAAATCAAAAGCATGATGCGTTCCAAGACACTTCACACCGTGTGTGAAGAGGCGCGCTGCCCGAACATTTATGAATGCTGGGCTAACCGTACTGCTACGTTTATGATTTTGGGAGATATATGCACTCGGGCATGCCGTTTTTGTGCAGTCAACACAGGTTTGCCTACAGAACTGGATCTACAGGAGCCTGAACGTGTGGCTGAAGCAGCCGAACAGATGAATTTGCGCCACTGTGTTGTGACAAGTGTTGCCCGTGATGATTTGAAAGATGGCGGAGCTTATATATTCGCGGAAACGGTAAAGGCTATCCGCAAACGTCTGCCGTTGTGCAGTGTTGAAGTGCTGATTCCTGACTTTATGGGTAGCGCGGAATCGCTGCAAATCGTCATGGACGTAAAGCCGGATATTCTGAATCATAATATTGAAACGGTTGAACGGATGTCTGACCGTGTCCGTGCCAAAGCCAAATATGAGCGTTCCCTGCAATTGTTGAAAAATGCAAAGCAAATGCAGCCGGACATCCCAACCAAATCCAGCATCATGCTGGGCGTAGGTGAGGAATGGCACGAAATTTTGCAGGCGATGGACGACCTTAGAGCAGTAGATTGTGATATTATGACAATTGGTCAGTATTTACAGCCTTCACCTAAACATTTAAATGTGGAGAAGTATTATACTCCTGAAGAATTCGCTTTATTGAAGGAAGAAGGACTAAAACGAGGATTCAGCCACGTGGAATCTGGACCGCTTGTGCGGAGTTCTTATCATGCGCATGAGCAGGTAAAATCGGCTGAACGCCATAAGGATGAGATTGTACGGTCATAGCCGGGAAAGGCAGGGGAAGTTTGTTTGATCGTTATAGGCAACAGAAGTTACGAAGTACTTGAGGATCATAGAAACGGTTGGAATGCTGAGGCTTTCCGCGAAAGGTACAGTGAAGTGCTTGAGCGGTATGACTATATTGTCGGAGACTGGGGATACAACCAGCTGCGATTAAAGGGGTTTTATCGGGATAACCATCCGAAAGCCTCCAAAGACGTAACCTTCTCGACAATGTCTGATTATATTAATGAGTACTGCAATTTTGGTTGTGCTTATTTCGTGCTCCAGAAAAGCAAGGAGATCAAAGACCCGAAAGAGCTCAAGGAATTGAAGGAACAGGAATTGAGGGAGGCACGGGAGGCTCAGGAAAGTCGCGCCGAGCAGGAAGCGGATGAGTTAACCGAAAGCGAGGAAAGAATAGAGCTTAGGGAAAACAAATCTGGCGGGCGTTCGAGTGAACCGGGAACAGGTAAAGAGCCGCAGGAATACCGGAGCAAACGCGAGGCAGTAAAAGAAGTAAAAGAATCCAAGGAGCCGCGACCTAACAAATCGCCAAAATCCTGGAAGGAATCTAAGCAGCGAGACAACCGGGACAATCGAGACAATCGTCTCAATCAAAAGAATCAGCATCAGGCTGAGTAGGATACATACTATACGTACCACCAAAAACAGCAGCTCCTGCGCAGGGCTGCTGTTTTTGGTATGAATCGATAAATATTATCCGAGGAAAGCGTCCCGTACCCGATTCCAGAAGGGGAACGGACGATAGCGAGCAAAACTTACCTTCTGTTCTGCGACCTGACAGCGAACGGAAATAAGATCATCAATCATGAAATTGTTATGATCGACCGTAAGCAGCAAACGCTGGTCTTTGCATGAAAAAATATCGCAATGATGATGTTTCGGAAGAAGAAGCGGAGACCCCAGCGTTCGGAAGATCCGATTGTTTATAGAGGCAATTTCCGCGATTTGAAGTGCATCGATGGAAGGGTGAACCATAGCCCCCCCGACACTTTTGTTGTAAGCTGTACTGCCGGAAGGTGTTGAAATACAAATACCGTCTCCCCGAAACATTTCAAAGGTTACATCATTAATGTCGACTTGGGCAACGACAGTGCCGTCTACACCTTTAAGTGTGAATTCATTTAGGGCGATATACGATGCCGTCCCCGATTTTTTATGAATTTCGAGTTGAACTAACGGATACTTAACAATGCGGGGTTTAAGAATTTTAGGATCGCCGATGCCGCACATGAGATCAATCAGTTTTGGCAGTTCGTCTGCTTTCCAGTCGGCATAAAAGCCGAGATGTCCGGTATGAACCCCGACAAAAGCAAGGTCTGGAATACGGTCGATAAACGTATGGAAAGCATGGAGCATCGTGCCGTCTCCGCCAATGGAGACAACGATCTCCGGAGATTCTGCATCCAGTTCGAAGCCCCGCTGTTCCGCCAGCTTGTGAAATTGTTGACTCAATTCTACAGACAATGGGTCTCCGCGGTCCAGAACATAGTATCTCAAGTTGATAAGCTCCTTCTGTAAGGTTATATATCGATGATAATCAATCTTGGAGAATAAAACAATGTCACCTTGGGAAATTGCGGAACTTTCGTCGCAGTAGGATAAATACTTCCATCAAGAGAGTCAGACTGATAAGGATACCGAGCAATATGCAAAATACCGCCATAATATGGTTATACCCGCTGGAAGACAAATAAGAAACGGCTGAGATGGCTTGAGTTGTTATCGTCTCCCCCATAATCGGATTCCAGAACAGTAGGACCGCAGTTGCAGCCACGACCCCATGGATCAAGCGGGCAATCATGAACGGTAAATAGCGAAGATCCGTGGCATTCAAAATACTTGCGATTTGGGCATGTACTGACAAGCCGCCCCATGACAATATGAAGGCTGCAACTGCCGCTTTGTAAGCTAAAGGAATTACGTCCCCAGCTTCACCCGCATAACGGGCACCCAGCGTGACTTCAAACAGGCCACCGACCAGTGCCGTAGATAATTGTTCTGGAACACCGACAAGGGACAGGAGGGCACTTACAATCTGATTCAGGGCGGGGATGGCTCCCGCACGTGTCCAGAGCTCCAGAAAAACGGAAAAGAATACAACCAGGCCGCCTACGACAATAATAAGCTGGAGAGAAGATTGAACCGCTTGTCTCAAAAGAGTCCCAAAATCACGACCGTCTGCTTCTCTCGCATGATGCATGGCGTGAATCGCAACTTTAAGACGACTGCCCTTTGCCAAATCTGTAGAATGATCCGAAACTGTATTGTTTTTACGACCGTGGAATCGCATCAAAAGTCCTACCAGAAATCCACCGCCGTAATGCGCTAATGCAAGAATTAAACCGATTTGCGGGTTGTGGAAAAAACCAATTGAAACGGCACCAATGAGAAAAATAGGATCTGAGGAGGTTGTGAAAGCAACCAGGCGTTCTCCTTCGTCCCGGTTGACCATTTTTTGTTCCCATAACTTAGCTGTCAATTTGGCTCCCACTGGATAGCCAGACACATATCCCATAGCCGCGACAAATCCTCCGCTTCCGGGAATACGAAATAAAGGTTTCATTAAGGGATCCAGCAGAGTTCCGATAAGGTGAACAACGCCAAATCCAAGTAGCACTTCGGAAATAACGAAAAAGGGAAAGAGTGATGGGAAGAGTACGTCCCACCAAATGGAGAGACCACGGATTGCAGATTGCAGAGCGGCCCCGGGAAAAGCCGCCATAAGGACGACAATGCTGAATAAACCGGTCATGAGAAATATCCAACCCATTCTTTTCATGGTCATATATTTAACAACGCCCCCTGGGTAGAACAGATCATGTCTGCGGTAAATTTAGCCTTACTGCTTCATCTTTATGCGGAAATTAGGACAAACAGTACAAAAATAGTTAGAAAGCGGTTACAGAGGTGCTTTATTTTTGAGGACATTGTGCTATAATTAAAGCATCAAAGCACATCTTTCGAATTATGTTTGGATGGAGTGATGATCATGAGCATAGTCGCAGGTATTCTGGTTTGCGCCTTCGTTTATGTAATACGTGCCTCTCTCGTCCATCAGGGTGAAGAGGACTGGCGCAGTTATTAAATAGGAACAGGGTGCTAAACTTCGTTTAGCGCCTTTTTTGTTTTAGACGACATCCTTATATCGCAATAAAAACTTCCGCTAAACGCGGTCTGGCTTCATGTGATTACGTTGATAGAAATTTTTGTTATGTCTGATATAATGAGACTAACTTACGATTACTTATTTCAAAGATGGGGGATGGATTACGGAAATGGATCCGAGCTTGAGCATATATGATAATCTTGGCGGTGCAGAAGGAATCCGCTCATTAGTGGAAGCTTTTTATCCGCGCGTTCAGAAGAATCATCTGATTGGCCCTCTTTTTCCAGAGGATATTATGCCGGTGATGGAGAAGCAATATATGTTTCTGAGCCAGTTTTTTGGAGGGCCTGCCCTGTTCTCGGAAGCTTACGGACACCCGATGATGAGAGCAAGACATCTTAATTTCCCGATTACGAACCGCCATGCAGATGAATGGCTAGGTTGTATGGCTGGCGCTTTGGAGGAGATTGGCGTGGAAGAGACACTGCGGGATTTTGTTCTTAAGCGCTTATCCGGTCCCGCCCGACATTTTGTGAATACACCTTAAAGCTGCTTTTAGTTAAGACACCATCATGGGGGAAAGGGATGTCAACGGTATGGTTTTAGAACCTTTGTACACGATTACAGTTACATGCGGGAACTGCGATCATCCATTTACTACTTCAAGAGTACGGCCAAGTTTTAAAAAAGCGGTGAGGACAGACACGGATTTTTGCGGGTATTACAAAAATGAGAATCCTGACTATTATGTGGTAAGAGTCTGTCCAAAATGCGGATTTGCCTCAACTGAGAATTCAGCTGAAACCTTAAATGATCACCAGAAGTCAGAATTCCAGTCGAAAATCGCGAGTAGATGGATTAAGCGTGATTTTGGGGGTTCACGCAGTCTGGAGGATGCATTGGAGGCATATAAGCTGGCCCTCCTGTGCGCCCAGAGCATTGGGGAGAGGGAGCGGATTATCGCTAGTCTTCTTCATCATATTTCCTGGTTGTACCGCTATCAAGAGAATGAGGAGCAGGAACAGCGTTTTTTGACTTACAGTCTTGAATCGTACATTCGAGTCTATGAGATGGATGGGGTTGGCGCTAACGATGCTCGCTTGCTGTATCTGATCGGGGAAATTAACCGCCGGGTGGGCCGTTACAGCGAAGCCGTTCAATGGTTCTCTCGCGTAATTCAAGACAAGAAAATTGTTGATTCAGCCATGATTCGTGCTTCTCGCGAACAGTGGGCCGTATTGCGCGAACAAATGCTGGCTGAGAAATTAGCGCTCCCGGAAGAAATGAATTCCCTATAAGTGTGTGTTCAAAAAGGTCGGTTTTCAGCACCGAGAAGGTTGGATGAAGCTAGGGACTGAGGAGCGGAACGTACGTTTTGGGTACGTGAGTACCGGAAGGACCGGCTGAATTCAAGAGTCGATGCCGAGCCCACTTCCTGATTCACTTCGTGATCAAAAGCGGACTTTTTGAACAACCTCTATAACGCTAAAGAGGCCCTTGTAGAAGAGCCTGAAGCGTCACAATATGTTGTTCGCAGTGCGGTAAAAGCTTGCGTTACCTCAGCTTCTGATCGGTAAGAATATAATCGGCATCGCTGTCGAGTACGGTAACTCTATTATGGCAGCATGGAAAGATGAGGAGTTTCTTCTTGCCTTCGCGCACGCTGATCAGTTCTTTCGGCTTCATGGGAAGCAAAACATTGTCACAGCCGCAAAAAGGGCAGTTCTGTACATACACGTCTCCGGAAAGAATGTCATAAGGCCAAGCGTTTGAAAAAGGGATCATGGTTTCTCCGTGGAACCGTTTTTTGGGTCCGCTTCCCCAGACGAAGGCTTCTGCTCCGATCCAGCCAATTCTGCAATTTTTTGCATCAGAATGTGCTGCGGCATATGCATAAGGTGCTCCAACGGAACGCCAAGCTGTTTTGAGAGGATGATTGCCGTCTCCGGCGATATTTGCAATGGTCTCATAGAAGTCGCCCTCCAGCAGTAATTTATAGGATATAGTTATAGTTATACACTTTTACACGGTACCACACAAATTAAAACTTAGATTTTTGTATAAAGAAAGGTGATGACCATGAAAAAACGGCTACAGCAAACGTGGGATTTGGAGTCCATTTTTCCGGGGGGATCGCATTCTCCAGAGCTCGCTGCGTTTTTAGATTCACTTGAGAAGGAAGCAAATGAGCTCCGTGCAGCCGTTCAGGCCGCCAATGTTCCAGCAAATCTGGAGGAAGCTAAAAGTTTGGAGAACATTCTTTCTTTATTAGAGAAATGCACCGCTATGACAAGTGAAGCAGGTGCATTTGTAGGCTGTCTGGCGGCTCAGGATCAAAATGATAAAAAAGCAGTTCAGCTGTCCGGACGGGTTACTGCGATTAGAGCAAATCTTCAGAGTGTTATTGCTAAATTCAACAATCTTCTTCGTGGAATTGAAGATACACTGTGGGAAGCATGGACTTCAACAGAGAAAGTCTCGCCGCTGAAGTTTATCCTGAATGAGAGCCGTGATCTGGCGCGTGAGAAAATGAATCCTGAACTAGAAAGTCTGGCACTTGAGCTTGCGATTGACGGATACCACGGATGGGGAAACTTTTACGACACAATTGTAAGCAAAATACAAATACCATTTGAAGAGAATGGCAAGACCGAAATCCTTTCTGCAGGTCAAGCTTTCAACAAGTTACATAACCCAAATCGTGAAGTAAGACAGGAAATGTTCGAAAAATGGGAACAAGCCTGGACAGACTCGGAAGATTAT
Above is a window of Paenibacillus uliginis N3/975 DNA encoding:
- the lipA gene encoding lipoyl synthase — its product is MEQLNGLSNSTQIERKKVLFLSKTLNKQPKPDWIKIKLTTGDNYNEIKSMMRSKTLHTVCEEARCPNIYECWANRTATFMILGDICTRACRFCAVNTGLPTELDLQEPERVAEAAEQMNLRHCVVTSVARDDLKDGGAYIFAETVKAIRKRLPLCSVEVLIPDFMGSAESLQIVMDVKPDILNHNIETVERMSDRVRAKAKYERSLQLLKNAKQMQPDIPTKSSIMLGVGEEWHEILQAMDDLRAVDCDIMTIGQYLQPSPKHLNVEKYYTPEEFALLKEEGLKRGFSHVESGPLVRSSYHAHEQVKSAERHKDEIVRS
- a CDS encoding globin, whose protein sequence is MDPSLSIYDNLGGAEGIRSLVEAFYPRVQKNHLIGPLFPEDIMPVMEKQYMFLSQFFGGPALFSEAYGHPMMRARHLNFPITNRHADEWLGCMAGALEEIGVEETLRDFVLKRLSGPARHFVNTP
- a CDS encoding YycC family protein, which codes for MRPLQISPETAIILSKQLGVPLEHLMHMPQHILMQKIAELAGSEQKPSSGEADPKNGSTEKP
- a CDS encoding NAD kinase; the encoded protein is MRYYVLDRGDPLSVELSQQFHKLAEQRGFELDAESPEIVVSIGGDGTMLHAFHTFIDRIPDLAFVGVHTGHLGFYADWKADELPKLIDLMCGIGDPKILKPRIVKYPLVQLEIHKKSGTASYIALNEFTLKGVDGTVVAQVDINDVTFEMFRGDGICISTPSGSTAYNKSVGGAMVHPSIDALQIAEIASINNRIFRTLGSPLLLPKHHHCDIFSCKDQRLLLTVDHNNFMIDDLISVRCQVAEQKVSFARYRPFPFWNRVRDAFLG
- a CDS encoding YutD family protein; this translates as MIVIGNRSYEVLEDHRNGWNAEAFRERYSEVLERYDYIVGDWGYNQLRLKGFYRDNHPKASKDVTFSTMSDYINEYCNFGCAYFVLQKSKEIKDPKELKELKEQELREAREAQESRAEQEADELTESEERIELRENKSGGRSSEPGTGKEPQEYRSKREAVKEVKESKEPRPNKSPKSWKESKQRDNRDNRDNRLNQKNQHQAE
- a CDS encoding DUF2225 domain-containing protein encodes the protein MVLEPLYTITVTCGNCDHPFTTSRVRPSFKKAVRTDTDFCGYYKNENPDYYVVRVCPKCGFASTENSAETLNDHQKSEFQSKIASRWIKRDFGGSRSLEDALEAYKLALLCAQSIGERERIIASLLHHISWLYRYQENEEQEQRFLTYSLESYIRVYEMDGVGANDARLLYLIGEINRRVGRYSEAVQWFSRVIQDKKIVDSAMIRASREQWAVLREQMLAEKLALPEEMNSL
- a CDS encoding M23 family metallopeptidase; the protein is MKQPRRKSGRLGMKRHFTAALLTAFTAAAYFWGPGCAAAEEAILTDASTVAQTKEDDVFTSRKMLYDRISAVTQVPWYRLAAIDQYERTLTRVHPKDRKHPERLTGIFVPTTAWTGPLNPNQEDTNPPTIEMFSGLGRDGDGDGKADPNNNTDLLYSISAKLKPYGHSKDDFAIGLWSYYQNGRAVQRVMQYSKLYETFGKLDLFAHAFPLPVGNNYSYRSTYGMGRSWGGKRIHEGTDLFAGYGVPVRSTCYGIVELKGWNKYGGWRIGIRDLNNHYHYYAHLQGFDKGIKSGDVVTPGQTIGWVGSSGYGKPGTQGKFPPHLHYGIYRDTGLSEWSFDPYPLLRHWENEERQSLRKNKKARP
- the ylbJ gene encoding sporulation integral membrane protein YlbJ — its product is MTMKRMGWIFLMTGLFSIVVLMAAFPGAALQSAIRGLSIWWDVLFPSLFPFFVISEVLLGFGVVHLIGTLLDPLMKPLFRIPGSGGFVAAMGYVSGYPVGAKLTAKLWEQKMVNRDEGERLVAFTTSSDPIFLIGAVSIGFFHNPQIGLILALAHYGGGFLVGLLMRFHGRKNNTVSDHSTDLAKGSRLKVAIHAMHHAREADGRDFGTLLRQAVQSSLQLIIVVGGLVVFFSVFLELWTRAGAIPALNQIVSALLSLVGVPEQLSTALVGGLFEVTLGARYAGEAGDVIPLAYKAAVAAFILSWGGLSVHAQIASILNATDLRYLPFMIARLIHGVVAATAVLLFWNPIMGETITTQAISAVSYLSSSGYNHIMAVFCILLGILISLTLLMEVFILLRRKFRNFPR